One stretch of Syntrophales bacterium DNA includes these proteins:
- a CDS encoding histone deacetylase family protein: MKVVYHEDFNQVYSSDPAAAHGRIEAVVKVIRDRVTFVEATPAGEEDIASVHTKSHMGRVVREGVYDIAAMAAGGAIQAVRIGLQEPCFALIRPPGHHASADSSWGFCYFNNMAIALEKLKREGKIKRAFVLDFDLHFGDGTVNILGGKGYVTIYNPSTADRDAYLKDVRERLFSEEADIIGVSAGFDNHIEDWGGLLTTEDYREMGRLVRQASEKNRGGCFAILEGGYNHQVLGQNVLAFLEGMEGV; this comes from the coding sequence ATGAAAGTGGTCTATCACGAAGACTTTAATCAGGTATACTCTTCCGATCCTGCGGCTGCACATGGCCGGATAGAGGCCGTTGTGAAGGTTATCCGTGACCGGGTAACTTTTGTGGAGGCAACTCCTGCCGGGGAGGAAGATATCGCTTCTGTGCACACCAAATCCCACATGGGCAGGGTCGTCAGAGAGGGCGTCTACGATATCGCAGCCATGGCGGCAGGAGGAGCGATTCAGGCTGTTAGGATCGGTTTGCAAGAACCCTGTTTTGCCCTGATCAGGCCGCCGGGGCATCATGCCTCCGCCGACAGTTCATGGGGGTTCTGTTATTTTAATAACATGGCCATCGCCCTCGAAAAGCTAAAGCGGGAAGGCAAGATCAAAAGGGCCTTTGTCCTCGATTTCGATCTTCACTTCGGGGACGGAACGGTAAATATCCTGGGAGGGAAGGGATACGTGACGATTTATAATCCCTCTACAGCTGACCGGGATGCGTATCTGAAAGACGTGAGGGAGCGCCTTTTTTCTGAAGAGGCTGATATCATCGGTGTCTCTGCCGGTTTCGATAATCATATCGAGGATTGGGGAGGTCTGCTCACCACGGAGGATTACCGGGAGATGGGACGTCTTGTCAGGCAGGCCAGTGAAAAAAATAGGGGCGGTTGCTTTGCTATCCTCGAAGGGGGGTATAACCACCAGGTCCTGGGACAGAACGTACTTGCCTTCCTTGAGGGGATGGAAGGGGTCTGA
- a CDS encoding NRDE family protein — MCLLLFSFRMHPRYPLVLAANRDEDYDRTSAPAAFWSDAPNLLAGRDLREGGTWFGITKKGRIAALTNYRDPASVKDDVPSRGWLVSDFLRGREEPLTYLQNLAFRADQYNSFSLISGDLSHLYYFSNRDGMFELSPGLYGLSNHLLDTPWPKVEQGKEALRSLLFREQGPSPEEIFNILTDRSMPDDESLPDTGVGLEWERILSPIFISSPTYGTRSSLVLMIDRKGHVTFIERIFNAHPDPFMTARFEFRIVSP; from the coding sequence ATGTGCCTGCTCCTTTTTTCATTCAGGATGCATCCCCGGTATCCCCTTGTCCTTGCAGCCAACAGGGATGAGGATTATGACAGAACTTCAGCACCGGCAGCTTTCTGGAGTGATGCGCCAAACCTGCTTGCCGGCAGGGATTTGAGGGAAGGAGGGACGTGGTTTGGTATCACGAAAAAGGGACGAATAGCCGCACTGACCAACTATCGTGATCCGGCTTCAGTGAAAGATGATGTCCCTTCCCGTGGATGGCTGGTCAGCGATTTTCTCCGTGGTCGTGAAGAACCACTGACGTATCTGCAGAATTTAGCTTTCCGTGCAGATCAGTACAACAGTTTCAGCCTGATCTCAGGAGATCTTTCCCACCTCTATTACTTTTCGAATAGAGATGGCATGTTCGAATTGTCGCCAGGTCTGTACGGTCTCTCTAACCACCTCCTCGATACGCCCTGGCCGAAAGTTGAACAGGGCAAGGAAGCCCTGCGATCACTCCTTTTCAGGGAACAGGGACCTTCGCCGGAAGAGATCTTCAATATCCTTACTGATCGCTCGATGCCTGATGATGAGAGCCTTCCTGATACAGGGGTTGGACTGGAATGGGAACGTATACTTTCTCCCATATTCATATCCAGTCCCACATATGGGACCCGCTCCTCCCTGGTTCTGATGATTGACAGGAAGGGTCATGTTACGTTCATCGAGAGGATTTTCAATGCTCATCCCGATCCCTTTATGACGGCAAGGTTTGAATTCAGAATCGTCTCCCCTTAA